The following proteins come from a genomic window of Nicotiana tomentosiformis chromosome 12, ASM39032v3, whole genome shotgun sequence:
- the LOC104097097 gene encoding uncharacterized protein isoform X1 encodes MSVSMAENESTSKIQLPADINWEMLDKSKFFFLGAALFSGVSVTLYPIVVLKTRQQVMSKQIPCLNMAVSMLRSEGYRGFYRGFGTSLTGTIPARALYMGALEMTKSNVGTVTNKLGLAEASSSAIANAAAGLSAALAAQLVWTPVDVVSQRLMVQGSGNSSCGVVGLKYYNGGIDACRKIICSDGLRGLYRGFGISILTYAPSNAVWWGSYSIAHRVIWSSIGGYFCKKDDECGYTPNGKAMVAVQGLSAALASGISALVTMPLDTVKTRLQVLDDQEWCCSSSNSRRRPTILQTVRNLVKEGGLGASYRGLGPRWTSMSMSAITMITTYEFLKRLSTKNQESFV; translated from the coding sequence ATGAGCGTGAGTATGGCAGAGAATGAATCCACTTCAAAAATCCAACTTCCTGCAGATATAAATTGGGAAATGCTTGATAAATCTAAGTTTTTTTTCTTAGGGGCTGCGCTATTTTCTGGTGTCTCGGTCACACTGTATCCGATTGTAGTGTTGAAAACGCGGCAGCAAGTTATGAGTAAGCAAATTCCATGTCTAAATATGGCAGTATCCATGTTGAGGAGTGAAGGGTACAGAGGATTTTACAGAGGATTTGGTACTTCCCTCACGGGGACTATTCCTGCGCGTGCCCTTTATATGGGCGCGCTCGAAATGACCAAAAGCAATGTTGGAACTGTTACTAATAAGTTGGGATTGGCCGAGGCATCTTCCTCGGCCATTGCCAATGCGGCTGCTGGTCTTAGCGCTGCATTGGCTGCCCAATTGGTGTGGACCCCAGTTGATGTTGTGAGTCAGAGATTAATGGTCCAAGGAAGTGGAAATTCTAGCTGTGGTGTTGTTGGATTGAAGTATTATAATGGTGGGATCGACGCGTGTAGAAAGATAATTTGTAGTGATGGTTTGAGGGGATTGTATAGAGGATTTGGTATTTCAATACTGACTTATGCACCTTCAAATGCAGTTTGGTGGGGTTCATACTCTATTGCTCATAGAGTGATATGGAGTTCAATTGGCGGCTATTTTTGCAAAAAAGACGATGAGTGTGGTTATACGCCAAATGGGAAGGCAATGGTGGCAGTTCAAGGGTTGAGTGCAGCATTGGCTAGTGGAATATCTGCATTAGTGACAATGCCACTTGACACTGTGAAGACAAGATTGCAAGTATTAGATGATCAAGAATGGTGTTGTAGTAGTAGTAACAGTAGGAGAAGACCAACAATTTTACAGACAGTGAGGAATTTAGTGAAGGAAGGTGGATTAGGTGCTTCTTATAGAGGATTAGGTCCAAGATGGACATCAATGTCTATGTCTGCAATAACTATGATCACTACTTATGAGTTCCTCAAAAGGTTATCCACCAAGAATCAAGAGAGCTTTGTTTGA
- the LOC104097097 gene encoding uncharacterized protein isoform X2: MSKQIPCLNMAVSMLRSEGYRGFYRGFGTSLTGTIPARALYMGALEMTKSNVGTVTNKLGLAEASSSAIANAAAGLSAALAAQLVWTPVDVVSQRLMVQGSGNSSCGVVGLKYYNGGIDACRKIICSDGLRGLYRGFGISILTYAPSNAVWWGSYSIAHRVIWSSIGGYFCKKDDECGYTPNGKAMVAVQGLSAALASGISALVTMPLDTVKTRLQVLDDQEWCCSSSNSRRRPTILQTVRNLVKEGGLGASYRGLGPRWTSMSMSAITMITTYEFLKRLSTKNQESFV; encoded by the coding sequence ATGAGTAAGCAAATTCCATGTCTAAATATGGCAGTATCCATGTTGAGGAGTGAAGGGTACAGAGGATTTTACAGAGGATTTGGTACTTCCCTCACGGGGACTATTCCTGCGCGTGCCCTTTATATGGGCGCGCTCGAAATGACCAAAAGCAATGTTGGAACTGTTACTAATAAGTTGGGATTGGCCGAGGCATCTTCCTCGGCCATTGCCAATGCGGCTGCTGGTCTTAGCGCTGCATTGGCTGCCCAATTGGTGTGGACCCCAGTTGATGTTGTGAGTCAGAGATTAATGGTCCAAGGAAGTGGAAATTCTAGCTGTGGTGTTGTTGGATTGAAGTATTATAATGGTGGGATCGACGCGTGTAGAAAGATAATTTGTAGTGATGGTTTGAGGGGATTGTATAGAGGATTTGGTATTTCAATACTGACTTATGCACCTTCAAATGCAGTTTGGTGGGGTTCATACTCTATTGCTCATAGAGTGATATGGAGTTCAATTGGCGGCTATTTTTGCAAAAAAGACGATGAGTGTGGTTATACGCCAAATGGGAAGGCAATGGTGGCAGTTCAAGGGTTGAGTGCAGCATTGGCTAGTGGAATATCTGCATTAGTGACAATGCCACTTGACACTGTGAAGACAAGATTGCAAGTATTAGATGATCAAGAATGGTGTTGTAGTAGTAGTAACAGTAGGAGAAGACCAACAATTTTACAGACAGTGAGGAATTTAGTGAAGGAAGGTGGATTAGGTGCTTCTTATAGAGGATTAGGTCCAAGATGGACATCAATGTCTATGTCTGCAATAACTATGATCACTACTTATGAGTTCCTCAAAAGGTTATCCACCAAGAATCAAGAGAGCTTTGTTTGA
- the LOC104097098 gene encoding PHD finger protein ALFIN-LIKE 4-like gives MEGGQQYNPRTVEEVFRDFKGRRAALIKALTADVEEFYQQCDPEKENLCLYGFPSEQWEVNLPAEEVPPELPEPALGINFARDGMQEKDWLSLVAVHSDAWLLSVAFYFGARFGFDRADRRRLFNMMNDLPTIFEIVSGTAKKQSKEKSSVSNHSSTKSKSNSKVTQRGSESQAKYSRPQPKDEDEDGLEDDEQGETLCGACGENYASDEFWICCDICEIWFHGKCVKITPARAEHIKQYKCPSCSSNKRARP, from the exons ATGGAGGGAGGTCAACAATACAATCCTCGAACAGTGGAAGAAGTATTTAGAGATTTTAAGGGTCGAAGAGCTGCACTTATTAAAGCTCTTACCGCCG ATGTTGAAGAATTTTATCAACAATGTGACCCAG AGAAGGAAAACCTTTGCCTTTATGGATTTCCAAGTGAACAGTGGGAAGTCAATTTACCAGCTGAAGAAGTGCCACCGGAGCTTCCCGAGCCTGCTCTGGGAATAAACTTTGCCCGAGATGGCATGCAAGAGAAGGACTGGCTCTCCTTGGTTGCTGTGCATAGTGATGCATGGTTACTTTCCGTTGCATTTTATTTTGGTGCTAGATTTGGGTTTGATAGAGCTGATAG GAGAAGATTGTTCAATATGATGAATGATCTCCCTACAATTTTTGAGATTGTATCTGGGACAGCCAAGAAACAATCAAAAGAAAAGTCATCTGTGTCAAATCACAGCAGCACCAAGTCTAAGTCAAACTCAAAG GTGACACAACGTGGATCTGAATCCCAAGCCAAGTATTCAAGACCACAACCAAAAGATGAGGATGAAGATGGTTTGGAAGATGACGAGCAAGGAGAAACACTATGTGGGGCTTGCGGTGAAAACTATGCATCTGACGAATTCTGGATCTGCTGTGACATATGTGAGATATGGTTCCATGGGAAGTGTGTTAAAATCACTCCTGCTAGGGCAGAGCATATCAAGCAGTACAAGTGCCCATCTTGCAGCAGCAACAAGAGAGCACGTCCTTGA